A genomic segment from Nicotiana tabacum cultivar K326 chromosome 7, ASM71507v2, whole genome shotgun sequence encodes:
- the LOC107776732 gene encoding B3 domain-containing transcription factor VRN1-like has protein sequence MVNALFSANFSTGKSSISANAVRMEPRTYSYSSASFYVIVEPSVIDDGQLRMPDPFVQEHGDELLETVKLIVPTDDFWCVNVKKVGKMIWLHDGWREFMEHHSIGCWYFLLFKYGKNSHFNVHIFDLNATEIDYQCKDHGNAKLGAISQSLSYGKEIICCVGDDKDDESSVEIVDPLETEQGPESSAKSSRAKRCKILPRSKFWHFYDTRSRTNKLHDEGRVLSEKNLNILGGSNLTKPLVGKLVQQNMDTPIYSAVVTGGVTNQDNAQVGSENDILQLNESKHKIHLDQYIQIEPIADTRKSFTGQQWEKSVRRGRPHKRGRAKATETNRAINAAKMFKPENPYFMQILVEYNVVRNRILNIPANFVREYMPKTLELIELQDSAGNKWKARCIRRKMHLFLSEGWFKFVRDNGLLVGDACVFELIKDLKTDELMLKVHIFRSRVEEKSTNLQTCSVSEPTLSIGKNCLQFNESKHTETSDAFGPVSSNRKQLQERYKEIIHRPATGEICRAGKAL, from the exons ATGGTCAATGCTCTTTTCTCTGCCAATTTCTCAACCGGAAAATCGTCAATTAGTGCAAACGCCGTGAGGATGGAACCCAGAACCTACTCCTACTCGTCCGCCAGTTTCTACGTGATCGTTGAGCCTTCCGTCATTGATGACGGCCAACTT CGCATGCCAGATCCCTTTGTCCAGGAACATGGAGATGAACTCCTTGAAACTGTCAAGCTTATTGTTCCGACTGATGATTTTTGGTGTGTGAATGTGAAGAAGGTTGGTAAAATGATTTGGCTTCATGATGGTTGGCGAGAATTTATGGAACATCATTCTATCGGGTGTTGGTACTTTTTACTCTTCAAATATGGGAAGAACTCACATTTCAATGTTCACATATTTGACCTCAACGCTACTGAGATTGATTATCAATGTAAGGATCATGGTAATGCTAAATTAGGTGCCATTAGTCAGAGCCTGTCTTACGGGAAGGAAATAATCTGCTGTGTTGGTGATGATAAAGATGACGAAAGCTCTGTTGAAATTGTGGATCCCTTGGAAACTGAGCAAGGACCAGAGAGTTCAGCTAAGTCATCTAGAGCCAAAAGATGTAAAATTTTACCTAGGAGTAAATTTTGGCATTTCTATGATACAAGAAGCAGAACAAACAAATTGCATGACGAGGGACGGGTATTAAGTGAAAAGAATTTAAACATATTGGGCGGTAGCAATTTAACTAAGCCACTTGTGGGAAAATTAGTTCAGCAAAATATGGATACTCCTATATATTCTGCAGTGGTAACTGGAGGTGTGACTAATCAAGATAATGCACAAGTGGGAAGTGAAAACGATATACTTCAGCTCAATGAAAGTAAGCATAAGATACACTTGGACCAATATATTCAAATAGAACCAATTGCAGATACAAGGAAATCATTCACTGGCCAGCAATGGGAGAAGTCTGTAAGGCGTGGAAGGCCTCACAAACGAGGACGAGCTAAAGCAACAGAAACAAACAGGGCCATTAATGCCGCCAAAATGTTCAAGCCGGAAAATCCTTACTTCATGCAGATTCTTGTAGAATATAACGTAGTACGGAACCGTATTCTG AATATACCAGCTAATTTTGTCCGAGAGTATATGCCAAAGACTTTAGAACTAATTGAACTTCAAGATTCTGCTGGAAATAAGTGGAAAGCTCGTTGCATTAGGAGGAAAATGCATCTGTTTTTAAGCGAAGGATGGTTTAAATTTGTTAGGGATAATGGTTTATTGGTAGGAGATGCTTGTGTCTTTGAGTTGATCAAGGACCTTAAGACTGATGAGCTTATGCTGAAGGTGCACATATTTCGCTCTAGGGTGGAAGAAAAGTCAACAAACTTACAAACTTGTAGCGTATCTGAACCAACACTTTCTATTGGAAAAAACTGTCTTCAGTTCAACGAAAGTAAGCATACGGAGACTTCAGATGCATTCGGACCTGTATCTTCAAATAGAAAGCAATTGCAAGAACG ATACAAAGAAATCATTCACCGGCCAGCAACAGGAGAAATCTGTAGGGCAGGGAAGGCCTTATAA